The nucleotide sequence GGGCCGGTGCGCGGCACGTCCACCTCCGCCACGTACAGGTCCGTGTCCCGCACCTGCACCAGCGGCGTGGCGGTGGCGGACCACTCGTTGAACGCGCCCGCCACGAAGGTGTCCCGCCCGGCCTCGCCGCGCATGAAGAAGGCCACCCGGGGACGGACGGCGGTGGCGTCGCTCACCAGCGGCGTGCCGCCCTGCTCGGTCACCGCCGCCACGAAGCGGTCGATGGCGGCGATGCGCCCCTCGGGCGTCGTCGCGCGGCTCATCTCCAGCTGCAGCTCCACCAGCAGCGACATCGGCGCGCCGTGCACCACCGTGTCGCGCTGGCAGGCCCAGGGCTCCTGGGAGCCTGCGTCCGCCGTGCCCCCGTCGGGGAACGTCTGGGTGAAGGGCAGGGGCTTCGGGTAGTCGAAGCCCGAGGAGTATTCACAGGCGGCCCACAGGACCGCGCACAGCACGACGGCGGACAGACGGCGCATCACGTTTCCAGGAGGCAGGGGTGGTCGCCTTGTGGGAGGGGCGATCAGCAGGCGCCGCATGGGACCTGCGACAGCATGTGGGAGTGGGTGTACTACAGGGCCCGGCTCGCGCGCGAGAGGGGGTCCCCGCCCTCCATCCGCCCACTCGTGGACACGTGGACAGCGCGACGCGCCTTGTGCCACCACCACGAAGTGAGGGAGGTTATTGAGTACTCATGGCTCGCGCTCTGTTGCTCTCGCTGCTTGTGCGTCAGCACATGGCACTCAAGGAGAAGTTTCGCGCCAAGTACCCACACCCGTGGCTGGTGTGGGAGGCAGGCGCCTGGAACGTCCCCGAGACGCTGGAAGGGAATGTGGCCGCCACGCGGCTGCCGCTGACGGACCTCCGTGACTGCCTGCCCGCCGGGGACGCCATGTGCTTCGAGCTGGTGGCCCTCGCCGAGCGGGGCCCCATCGGCCTGGGGCGCGCCTCGCACAACGCCATGGTCGTCAACGACGCCACGGTGTCCCGCGAGCAGCTCCTGCTGGCGCCCGCGCCGGACGGACAGTGGCAGGTGACACGCACTCCCGGCTCGCGCCCCGTGGTGCTGGAAGGCGCGCCGCTGGAGCCGGAGCAGCCCACCGTGCTGCGGCAGGGCATCCAGCTCCAGGTGGGAGACGTGCGCCTCACCTTCCATGACGCGGAGGGCTTCAACGCGCGCATCGGCCGCATCGCCGCGCAGGTCATGGCCCAGGCCGCCGCGCCCCGTCAGGGCTGACGGCGGGCCCGGCGGCTTCGCCCGCGTCTACCGGAGCCTGCCCACGGTGCCCAGCGAGGTGGGACGCGCGTCAGGGCCGCTCGTGGCCATGACGACGCCCGTGGTGACGAGCGCCACCGCCGCGCCCGCGCCAGCCCACACCCACCACTTGCGCGTCCACGGCGTGGACACCGTGCCCGCCTGCTGGGGCGCGGTGAGCGACTGCGCGGCACGGGCCTCCAGCGCGCGCTGCTCGGCCTCCAGCTCCGCGCGGCGCCGGACGGCGGCATCGGCCTCGGCCTTCGCCGCCTCGGCGCGGGCTCGCTGCACCTGCTTGTCCTGCTCGGCGCGCTCGCGCTCCAGCCGACGCGCCTGCTGCTCGCGCTCCCGGGTCTCCATCTCCTGCACCAGCTCGCGCACCGCCGACGCCGACGCCACGTCCGGCTCCAGCGACAGGTAGCGCCGGTAGAAGAAGGCCGCGCGCGAGAACTGGCCGAGCTGCCGGTGGCACTGGGCCATGTTGAAGAGGAAGGCCGGCAGCGGCTTGAGCCGGTACGCCTCGCTGAAGGACTTCAGCGCCTTGTCGAAGTCCCCCACGTCATAGGCGAGGTTGCCTTCCGAGAAGCGCGCGCGCGCCCGGGCCTCCGCGTCGGCCTCCCCCACCGCCAGGGCGGGCGAGGGAAGTCCCAGCAGCAGCACTCCGAGCAGGGCCAGCGCAAGGGGGCTACGGGGCCGCGAACGGGTCGATGACGGCATCGCGCACCCCTCCCTTCCGAGTCGCGGGCCGCGAGGACCCTGGCGTCTGCCGGGGCGCCGTCTGAGCCTTGGCGAGCGGCACCTCCAGCACCGCGTGCGTGTCCAGCCGCACCACGCGCTCCGACGGGACGTAGCCGGCCAGCTCCACCCGCAGGCCGATGGGCGCGTTGCCCGCCGGCAGCTGCCGGATGAGCGGCGTGACGCCCAGCACCTCGCCCGTGTCCGCGCGCAGCACCTGCGCGCCTTCCGGGAAGGAGCGCACCGTGAGGGTGACGGGCGTGTGGGGCACGGCCGGGTCCACCGCCCCCCCGACGGCCGCCGCGGCCCCCAGGCCCGCCGCCAGCGTCGCGGGCTCGCGCACCGACTGGAGCCCCGCCCAGGTGAGTCCCCCGGACACCAGCGCCAGCACCGCCGCGCCCACGCCCAGCACCAGGCGCGGAGGCCAGGTGCCCAGCGCGCGCATCCGCTTCGTGGGCCGCTCCGAGGGGTCCACCGCCTCCGAGGCCCCCTGGGTGACGGCGGGCGCGCCCGCGGTGGGCAGCAGCAGGAGCGCGGTCGTCACCTCCGCCAGGCTCTGCGGCCGTGCCTCGGCCTCCTTGGCCAGGCAGCGCATGACCAACGCGGAGAGCTGCGGCGGCAGCGGCTCGCCGGAGGGCAGGTGCGACGGCAGCGGCGGCGGCAGCTGGGTGATGATCTGCACCACGAGCTGCCCGAAGGCCGGCGCCTGGAAGGGCGGCTTCCCGGAGAGCAGCTCATAGAGGATGTTGCCCACGGCGTAGACGTCCGAGCGCGGGTCCACCTGCAGGCCCGCCGCCTGCTCCGGGGCCATGTACGCGGGCGTGCCGATGATGGTGCCGTCCATCGTCCCCGTGGTGTTGCCCTCGGACGTGAGGAGCTTCGCCACGCCGAAGTCCAGCACCTTCACGAAGTCCGTCTGGCCCGCCCGGTGGATGATGAAGAGGTTGTCCGGCTTGATGTCCCGGTGCACCACGCCCACCTGGTGGGCCGCGCCCAGCGCCGCGCAGACCTGCACGACGATGCGCTGGATGCGCGCGAGCGACAGCTTCTCCTCCTGCAGCAGCGAGCTCAGGCTCTGCCCGCGCAGCAGCTCCATGACGCAGTAGACGTGCCCGCCCTCGCCCTCGTCCACGAAGTCGAAGATTTCGACGATGTGCTCGTGGTTGATTTGATTGACGGTGCGCGCCTCCTGGAAGAAGCGCTGCACGAAGCCGCTGTCGCGCGCGTGCTCGGGCTTGAGCACCTTGAGCGCCACCTGGCGGCCCAGCCGCACATGGCGCGCCTGGAACACCCGGCCCATGGACCCCTCGCCCAGGAGTCGCTCGAGCTGGTACGCCCCCAGCGAGGAGCCCACCCGCAGCTCCACGTCGGAGCGGTGGACTACGCCACCCACGGCGCCCCCGGCGGTGGACAGCACGGTCTGTGCGAAGAGGTCATCGGAGCCCATGATGGGAAGAACTTTCCATGATCGGGTCCAACGGCAACCCTCGCATGGCACTCTGTCTTCCCAGGGACGGCGTACGTGTCGGGCTGTGAGAAGTCGCGACGCCCGAAATGGGAGTGTCCCGAGGGAGCGCCCTCGGAAACACACCTACCCGTCCCTCCAGGCCCGTTCACCACCAACAGTGTCAGGCCCGGGACTCCGCACGGGTGACTGATGGCTACCGGACGGTGGAAGCGGGGCGGACTCACGACTTGGAGCTCGGTGTCGAAGCAGGGTGGGAGACGGTAGGCACGCG is from Pyxidicoccus trucidator and encodes:
- a CDS encoding tetratricopeptide repeat protein, which encodes MPSSTRSRPRSPLALALLGVLLLGLPSPALAVGEADAEARARARFSEGNLAYDVGDFDKALKSFSEAYRLKPLPAFLFNMAQCHRQLGQFSRAAFFYRRYLSLEPDVASASAVRELVQEMETREREQQARRLERERAEQDKQVQRARAEAAKAEADAAVRRRAELEAEQRALEARAAQSLTAPQQAGTVSTPWTRKWWVWAGAGAAVALVTTGVVMATSGPDARPTSLGTVGRLR
- a CDS encoding serine/threonine-protein kinase, with protein sequence MGSDDLFAQTVLSTAGGAVGGVVHRSDVELRVGSSLGAYQLERLLGEGSMGRVFQARHVRLGRQVALKVLKPEHARDSGFVQRFFQEARTVNQINHEHIVEIFDFVDEGEGGHVYCVMELLRGQSLSSLLQEEKLSLARIQRIVVQVCAALGAAHQVGVVHRDIKPDNLFIIHRAGQTDFVKVLDFGVAKLLTSEGNTTGTMDGTIIGTPAYMAPEQAAGLQVDPRSDVYAVGNILYELLSGKPPFQAPAFGQLVVQIITQLPPPLPSHLPSGEPLPPQLSALVMRCLAKEAEARPQSLAEVTTALLLLPTAGAPAVTQGASEAVDPSERPTKRMRALGTWPPRLVLGVGAAVLALVSGGLTWAGLQSVREPATLAAGLGAAAAVGGAVDPAVPHTPVTLTVRSFPEGAQVLRADTGEVLGVTPLIRQLPAGNAPIGLRVELAGYVPSERVVRLDTHAVLEVPLAKAQTAPRQTPGSSRPATRKGGVRDAVIDPFAAP
- a CDS encoding FHA domain-containing protein, encoding MARALLLSLLVRQHMALKEKFRAKYPHPWLVWEAGAWNVPETLEGNVAATRLPLTDLRDCLPAGDAMCFELVALAERGPIGLGRASHNAMVVNDATVSREQLLLAPAPDGQWQVTRTPGSRPVVLEGAPLEPEQPTVLRQGIQLQVGDVRLTFHDAEGFNARIGRIAAQVMAQAAAPRQG